From the genome of Sphingobacterium kitahiroshimense, one region includes:
- the carB gene encoding carbamoyl-phosphate synthase large subunit — MPRNTSIKSVLIIGSGPIVIGQACEFDYSGSQAALSLKEEGIEVSIINSNPATIMTDKVIADHVYLLPLTVESIEEILKEQKIDAVLPTMGGQTALNLCIEASNIGLWEKYDVKVIGVDVAAIEKTENREEFRQLMIDIGVGVAPSKIANSFLEGKEAAQEIGYPLVIRPSYTLAGTGGGFVHSKDEFDAALSRGLSASPTHEVLVEKAVLGWKEFELELLRDTNDNVIIICTIENFDPMGIHTGDSITVAPGMTLSDKCYQDMRNQAILMMRSIGNFAGGCNVQFSVNPEDEDIIAIEINPRVSRSSALASKATGYPIAKIAAKLAIGYNLDELQNQITKTTSAYFEPTLDYVIVKVPRFNFDKFKGANTELGLQMKAVGEVMAIGRTFIEALQKACQSLETNRAGLGADGRQLRNLEEIMHSLEHPSGDRLFHIKDAFELGVPLESIRKATRIDKWYLVQIQELVALETELRRYQLNNIPKDFFMTLKQKGYSDIQISWLLGNVTEDEVYDRRKALGISRVYKMVDTCAAEFPAQTPYYYSTFEEENESVASDKKKIVVLGSGPNRIGQGIEFDYSCVHGLLAAKEAGFEAIMVNCNPETVSTDFNMADKLYFEPVFWEHVREIIELEKPVGVIVQLGGQTALKMADQLEALGVKIIGTDFQNMDLAEDRGRFSDLLKSLDIPYPKYGVAESAEEAIKVANEVGYPVLVRPSYVLGGQGMSIVINDDDLEKAVVNLLKNLPGNRVLIDHFLDRAEEAESDSICDGEDVHIIGMMEHIEPAGIHSGDSYAVLPPFSLSQAVQDKMAEYSIKLAKALDVRGLLNIQFAVKGENVYVIEANPRASRTVPFIAKAYDVPYINIATKIMLGVNKLKDFKIERKLQGWAIKEPVFSFSKFPEVDKQLGPEMKSTGEAIRFIKDLNDPYFRDLVAKKSMFLSK; from the coding sequence ATGCCAAGAAACACCTCCATTAAATCGGTTTTAATCATTGGATCAGGTCCAATTGTAATTGGTCAAGCCTGTGAATTTGATTATTCGGGATCTCAAGCAGCCCTTTCTCTAAAAGAAGAAGGCATTGAAGTTTCCATCATCAACTCGAACCCTGCAACGATTATGACTGATAAAGTCATTGCAGACCACGTTTATTTACTTCCTTTAACTGTAGAAAGTATTGAAGAAATTCTTAAAGAACAAAAGATTGACGCCGTTCTACCTACTATGGGTGGCCAAACAGCGTTAAACTTATGTATCGAAGCTTCAAACATCGGACTATGGGAAAAATACGACGTTAAAGTTATCGGTGTTGATGTTGCTGCAATTGAAAAAACAGAAAACCGTGAAGAGTTCCGTCAATTAATGATTGATATCGGTGTAGGTGTAGCACCTTCGAAAATCGCTAACTCTTTCTTAGAAGGTAAAGAAGCAGCGCAAGAAATTGGTTATCCATTAGTGATTCGTCCTTCTTATACCTTAGCTGGTACTGGTGGCGGATTTGTACACTCGAAAGATGAATTCGACGCAGCTCTTAGTAGAGGTTTAAGTGCTTCTCCTACTCACGAAGTATTAGTTGAAAAAGCAGTATTAGGCTGGAAAGAATTCGAATTAGAGTTATTACGTGATACCAATGATAACGTAATTATCATCTGTACTATTGAGAACTTTGATCCGATGGGAATCCATACAGGTGACTCAATCACGGTTGCTCCAGGGATGACTTTATCCGACAAATGCTACCAAGACATGCGTAATCAAGCAATCCTGATGATGCGTTCTATTGGTAACTTTGCAGGAGGTTGTAACGTACAGTTCTCTGTTAATCCGGAGGATGAAGACATCATCGCAATCGAAATCAACCCTCGTGTATCTCGCTCTTCAGCATTAGCATCTAAAGCAACGGGTTACCCCATTGCAAAAATTGCTGCTAAATTAGCGATTGGTTACAATTTGGATGAATTACAAAACCAAATCACAAAAACAACGTCAGCTTACTTCGAGCCAACTTTAGATTATGTAATCGTAAAAGTACCTCGTTTCAACTTTGATAAATTCAAAGGAGCAAATACGGAATTAGGTTTGCAGATGAAAGCGGTAGGTGAAGTAATGGCAATCGGCCGTACTTTTATCGAAGCACTTCAAAAAGCATGTCAATCATTAGAAACAAACCGCGCAGGTTTAGGAGCTGATGGTCGTCAATTACGCAATTTAGAAGAGATCATGCATAGCCTTGAGCATCCAAGTGGTGATCGTCTGTTTCATATCAAAGATGCGTTTGAATTGGGTGTTCCATTGGAATCTATCCGCAAAGCAACCCGTATCGATAAATGGTACTTAGTACAAATTCAAGAATTAGTAGCCTTAGAAACAGAACTTCGCCGCTACCAATTGAACAATATTCCAAAAGACTTCTTCATGACCTTGAAACAAAAAGGTTATTCAGATATCCAAATCTCTTGGTTATTAGGAAATGTAACGGAAGATGAAGTATATGACCGTCGTAAGGCATTAGGCATTAGCCGTGTTTATAAAATGGTTGATACTTGTGCTGCGGAATTCCCTGCGCAAACACCATACTACTACTCTACTTTTGAAGAAGAAAACGAATCAGTAGCTTCTGATAAGAAAAAAATTGTTGTATTAGGTTCAGGTCCTAACCGTATCGGTCAAGGTATCGAATTTGATTACTCTTGTGTACACGGTTTATTAGCTGCTAAAGAAGCAGGATTCGAAGCAATCATGGTTAACTGTAACCCAGAGACGGTTTCAACGGACTTCAACATGGCTGATAAATTATACTTTGAGCCAGTATTCTGGGAACATGTTCGCGAAATTATTGAATTAGAGAAACCAGTAGGTGTTATCGTTCAATTAGGTGGTCAGACAGCTCTTAAAATGGCTGATCAATTAGAAGCACTTGGTGTTAAGATCATCGGAACAGATTTCCAAAATATGGATTTAGCTGAAGATCGCGGTCGTTTCTCAGATCTATTGAAATCTTTGGATATTCCTTATCCTAAGTATGGTGTAGCTGAGTCGGCAGAAGAAGCAATCAAAGTTGCGAACGAAGTTGGATATCCAGTTCTTGTTCGTCCATCATATGTACTAGGTGGTCAAGGAATGAGCATCGTGATCAACGATGATGACTTAGAGAAAGCAGTTGTTAACTTATTGAAAAACCTTCCTGGAAACCGTGTCCTAATTGACCACTTCTTGGATCGTGCTGAAGAAGCAGAATCTGATTCCATCTGTGATGGTGAAGATGTACACATCATTGGTATGATGGAACACATCGAACCTGCAGGTATCCACTCTGGTGACTCTTACGCAGTACTACCTCCATTTAGCTTATCACAAGCTGTACAAGATAAAATGGCAGAGTATTCGATCAAATTAGCGAAAGCATTAGATGTAAGAGGGCTATTAAATATTCAATTCGCCGTGAAAGGTGAAAATGTATATGTAATCGAAGCAAACCCACGTGCATCTCGTACAGTTCCTTTTATCGCTAAAGCATACGATGTACCTTACATCAACATCGCAACAAAAATCATGTTAGGCGTAAACAAATTGAAAGATTTCAAAATCGAGCGCAAATTACAAGGTTGGGCAATCAAAGAACCTGTATTCTCGTTCTCTAAATTCCCTGAAGTTGATAAACAGTTAGGTCCAGAAATGAAGTCTACAGGTGAAGCTATCCGTTTCATCAAAGATTTAAATGACCCTTACTTTAGAGATTTAGTTGCTAAAAAATCGATGTTCTTATCGAAATAA
- a CDS encoding formylglycine-generating enzyme family protein, with product MATNIPSRFSNLDTAHHIVEGAGIDQVKMVKVTGGYFMMGSDQFVDAKPVHEVKINDFLIDEHEVTNGQFEAFVKATGYVTVAERPLDPKEFPGVDPAMLKPGSAIFSPPKEVQGLTNHLQWWSYVVGANWKHPEGPNTSIEGKEDFPVVHIAYQDAEAYAKWAGKRLPTEAEWEYAARARTSNPMTYYWGNELLDNDRYLANIFQGQFPVLNTKLDGYIGTSPVKAFPANSIGLYDMEGNVWEWCADFYRPDYYAKSTADNPKGPTDAYDPDEPGAVKRVQRGGSFLCNDQYCERYKAGSRGKGEINSPTNNVGFRCVKDI from the coding sequence ATGGCAACAAATATTCCCTCTCGATTTTCGAATTTAGATACTGCGCATCATATCGTTGAAGGGGCTGGTATTGATCAAGTTAAAATGGTCAAGGTTACAGGTGGATATTTTATGATGGGTTCGGATCAGTTTGTTGATGCTAAACCAGTTCATGAAGTTAAAATCAATGATTTTTTAATTGATGAACATGAAGTAACAAATGGTCAATTTGAAGCATTTGTAAAAGCGACCGGTTATGTAACTGTGGCTGAAAGACCGTTAGATCCAAAGGAATTTCCAGGTGTAGATCCGGCGATGTTAAAGCCAGGTTCTGCTATTTTTTCACCACCAAAAGAGGTTCAAGGTTTAACCAATCATCTGCAGTGGTGGTCTTATGTCGTAGGGGCTAATTGGAAGCATCCTGAAGGTCCAAATACCAGTATTGAGGGTAAAGAGGACTTTCCTGTTGTACACATTGCTTATCAAGATGCTGAAGCCTATGCAAAGTGGGCAGGAAAACGTTTACCAACAGAAGCCGAATGGGAATACGCAGCACGTGCTCGTACATCAAATCCGATGACCTATTATTGGGGAAATGAATTGTTGGATAATGATCGTTATTTGGCTAATATTTTTCAAGGACAGTTTCCTGTTCTCAATACGAAGTTAGATGGTTACATCGGTACGTCGCCAGTTAAAGCTTTTCCTGCAAATTCAATCGGTCTGTATGATATGGAAGGGAATGTTTGGGAATGGTGCGCTGACTTTTATCGTCCTGATTATTATGCAAAAAGTACTGCCGATAATCCTAAAGGTCCAACTGATGCATATGATCCCGATGAACCGGGGGCTGTAAAACGAGTACAACGGGGTGGATCGTTTCTCTGCAATGATCAATATTGTGAGCGTTATAAAGCAGGTAGCCGGGGAAAGGGTGAGATTAATAGTCCGACAAACAATGTAGGATTTAGATGCGTTAAAGACATTTAA
- a CDS encoding Gfo/Idh/MocA family protein — protein sequence MNSNRRDFLKKAGILSSVAVTLPTLNSNVLAATKFNMSGHAAPKIDKVRAAVIGLGMRGPGAVDRLSYIDGVEIVALCDKHADRVERAQGILRKKSLKDAKSYSGEEGWKDMLKNEKLDLVYICSPWDYHTPMSIGAMKAGAHVACEVPIALTLKDCWEVVRVSEETKKHCMMLENCCYDFFEMLTLNMTRQGLFGELLHGEGAYIHDLLDLNFAKNGYDNMWRLRENIKLNGNLYPTHGLGPVAQCMNINRGDKMNHLVAMSTNDFQMGAKAKELAAKDSFYQEFVGKNFRGNMNTTLIRTELGKTIMLQHDVTSPRPYSRLHTLSGTKGYAQKYPDENIAFGHEFISKDKMKELYAKYTPELVKFIGEQAKQVGGHGGMDFMMDWRLIDCLRNGLPLDQDVYDAASWSCIVPLSFDSVKNNSRTVNIPDFTKGAWKTNKPVDITLNGGGTTKIRSKEGKVSGVQLDV from the coding sequence ATGAATTCTAATAGAAGAGATTTCTTAAAGAAAGCGGGTATCTTATCATCTGTAGCGGTGACATTACCAACTTTAAATTCCAATGTATTGGCCGCAACAAAATTCAACATGTCCGGTCATGCGGCCCCTAAGATTGATAAAGTGCGTGCAGCAGTTATTGGTTTAGGAATGCGTGGTCCTGGTGCTGTGGATCGTTTGTCTTACATTGATGGTGTTGAGATCGTTGCGTTATGTGATAAACATGCAGATCGTGTAGAACGGGCTCAAGGTATCCTGCGTAAGAAATCGCTGAAAGATGCAAAATCTTATTCTGGTGAAGAGGGATGGAAAGACATGCTGAAAAATGAGAAATTGGATTTAGTTTATATCTGTTCTCCATGGGACTATCATACTCCCATGAGTATCGGCGCAATGAAAGCTGGTGCGCATGTTGCGTGTGAAGTGCCGATTGCCTTAACTCTTAAAGACTGTTGGGAAGTGGTTCGCGTATCAGAAGAAACGAAAAAACATTGTATGATGTTGGAGAACTGTTGCTATGATTTCTTTGAAATGCTAACATTAAACATGACGCGTCAAGGTCTATTTGGTGAGCTGTTACATGGCGAAGGAGCATATATTCACGATTTATTGGACTTAAATTTTGCGAAAAATGGTTACGATAATATGTGGAGATTGCGTGAAAATATTAAGTTAAATGGTAACTTATATCCAACACATGGTTTAGGTCCGGTTGCGCAATGTATGAATATAAACCGTGGTGATAAAATGAATCATTTAGTTGCTATGTCTACAAATGATTTCCAAATGGGCGCTAAAGCGAAAGAATTGGCAGCAAAAGATTCTTTTTATCAAGAATTTGTTGGTAAGAACTTCCGTGGTAATATGAATACAACTTTAATCCGTACAGAATTGGGTAAGACAATTATGTTGCAACATGATGTGACTTCGCCAAGACCATATTCTAGATTACATACATTAAGCGGTACAAAAGGTTATGCGCAGAAATATCCTGATGAAAATATTGCGTTTGGACATGAATTTATCTCTAAAGATAAAATGAAAGAACTGTATGCTAAATATACACCTGAACTAGTGAAATTTATTGGTGAGCAGGCAAAACAGGTAGGTGGTCATGGTGGAATGGATTTCATGATGGACTGGAGATTAATAGATTGTTTGCGCAATGGTTTACCATTGGATCAAGATGTTTATGATGCAGCTTCTTGGAGTTGTATCGTTCCTTTAAGTTTTGATTCTGTAAAAAACAACTCTAGAACGGTCAATATTCCTGATTTTACTAAAGGTGCATGGAAAACGAATAAGCCTGTAGATATCACTTTAAATGGTGGTGGTACAACGAAAATACGTTCAAAAGAAGGTAAAGTAAGCGGTGTTCAATTAGACGTATAA